From Fimbriimonadaceae bacterium, the proteins below share one genomic window:
- a CDS encoding glycosyltransferase family 2 protein, whose product MPTLAVLIPAYNEEQRILPTLERVRDYYTQQPYTYSVTVVSDGSTDRTDPIVASFAEAHPEFHLLAYQPNRGKGYAVRKGMLEIEGEILLFMDADLATPIEETEKLLPFMRDGADVAIGSRPLKESSLEVRQPWYRELLGRAFNTAVQLLAVRGIQDTQCGFKMFTRESARTIFSRCKLDGFSFDFEALMIARDLGYRIEEVPIRWMHQEGSKVVLLRDGPRMLRDLVKLRLTGKRARLAVREP is encoded by the coding sequence GTGCCGACCCTTGCTGTGCTGATCCCCGCCTACAACGAGGAGCAGCGGATCCTGCCGACGCTCGAACGTGTGCGCGACTACTACACGCAGCAGCCCTACACCTACTCGGTCACGGTCGTGAGCGACGGAAGCACGGACCGGACCGACCCCATCGTCGCCTCGTTTGCCGAAGCCCATCCCGAATTCCACCTCCTTGCCTACCAGCCCAACCGCGGCAAGGGCTACGCGGTGCGCAAGGGAATGCTGGAGATCGAGGGCGAGATCCTCCTGTTCATGGACGCCGACCTTGCCACCCCGATCGAGGAGACGGAAAAGCTGCTGCCGTTCATGCGCGATGGAGCCGACGTGGCGATCGGGAGCCGGCCACTCAAGGAGAGCAGCCTCGAGGTGAGGCAGCCGTGGTACCGCGAACTCCTGGGGCGTGCGTTCAACACGGCCGTGCAACTCCTGGCCGTGCGGGGGATTCAAGACACTCAGTGCGGATTCAAGATGTTCACCCGCGAGTCGGCGCGCACGATCTTCTCGCGGTGCAAGCTGGACGGGTTCAGTTTCGACTTCGAGGCGCTGATGATCGCGCGCGACCTCGGGTACCGCATCGAGGAAGTTCCGATTCGGTGGATGCACCAGGAAGGCTCCAAGGTCGTGCTGCTGCGCGATGGACCGCGGATGCTTCGCGACTTGGTCAAGCTCCGCCTCACCGGGAAGAGGGCCCGGTTGGCCGTCCGTGAACCCTAG
- a CDS encoding class I SAM-dependent methyltransferase, whose amino-acid sequence MNPSEYDRMRRLEDRYWWFVGRRTLALGLLDSARLQGHPRVLDLGCGTGAVLGELAKKADTVGVDMSDQALEYSAERGLRHLVRGRGEALPFESASFDAVVALDVFEHIEDHGSAFRETFRVLKPGGVLVLSVPAFMSLWGPHDVALRHFRRYRSPLLRQALAAAGFGSLRVSYSVFFLFPIVWLIRQFEKRKRGDAEASLPEVPAWLNRALIGLQGLEARLIRAVRLPWGSSLVAVARKPAP is encoded by the coding sequence GTGAACCCTAGCGAGTACGACCGCATGCGCCGGCTCGAGGACCGCTACTGGTGGTTCGTGGGCCGGCGGACGCTCGCGCTGGGTCTGTTGGACTCGGCCCGCCTGCAGGGGCACCCGCGCGTGCTCGATCTCGGTTGCGGAACCGGCGCCGTTCTTGGCGAACTCGCCAAGAAGGCGGACACCGTCGGGGTGGACATGTCCGACCAAGCCCTCGAGTACAGCGCCGAGCGGGGTCTCCGTCATCTTGTCCGCGGCAGGGGAGAAGCCCTTCCCTTCGAGTCGGCATCGTTTGATGCGGTCGTCGCGTTGGACGTGTTCGAGCACATCGAGGATCACGGTTCGGCCTTCCGGGAGACCTTCCGGGTCTTGAAGCCCGGCGGGGTCCTCGTTCTGAGCGTGCCGGCCTTCATGAGCCTCTGGGGGCCGCACGACGTGGCGTTGCGCCACTTCCGCCGCTACCGGTCGCCGCTACTTCGCCAGGCGCTCGCAGCGGCTGGGTTCGGCTCCCTCCGGGTGAGCTACTCGGTGTTCTTCCTGTTTCCGATCGTCTGGCTGATCCGGCAGTTCGAAAAAAGGAAACGCGGTGACGCCGAGGCCTCGCTACCCGAAGTGCCCGCCTGGTTGAACCGCGCGCTGATCGGGTTGCAGGGGCTTGAGGCGAGGCTCATCCGTGCCGTGCGGCTCCCGTGGGGATCGAGCCTCGTCGCCGTGGCGCGCAAGCCCGCTCCGTAG
- a CDS encoding menaquinone biosynthesis protein, producing MRCRIGCVPFVNAKPLIARFLDEDRGIDVALAPPSQLPAMLDRGEAAAVLASSFDALRTPGRRVAAGVSISSYGPAESVRVFSKVPFDRAQSLALDASSLTSNALAQILLHELHGVCPRTEVRPPDLTAMLGEFDAAVLIGDRGLSASSEGLHVLDLGQGWTELTELPFVWALWIGQESLTPALAGELEAARHWGEERVVSIAARAAQEAGWKREVAEIYLTQNMRYGFEEEHVRALVLFGHMLEAHGLIDRAQTPEIVAAIQATRAE from the coding sequence ATGCGATGCCGCATCGGATGCGTGCCGTTCGTCAACGCCAAACCGCTGATCGCTCGTTTCCTCGACGAAGACCGGGGAATCGACGTCGCCCTGGCTCCTCCTTCGCAATTGCCGGCCATGCTGGACCGCGGCGAAGCGGCGGCGGTGCTGGCGTCGAGCTTCGACGCCTTGCGGACTCCCGGGCGGCGCGTGGCCGCCGGGGTGTCGATCAGCAGCTACGGCCCTGCGGAGAGCGTGCGCGTCTTTTCCAAGGTGCCTTTCGACCGAGCCCAATCGTTGGCTCTCGACGCGAGTTCGCTCACCAGCAACGCGCTCGCCCAGATCCTCTTGCACGAGCTGCACGGGGTGTGTCCGCGGACCGAGGTGCGTCCACCGGACCTGACCGCCATGCTCGGCGAATTCGATGCGGCCGTTCTCATCGGGGATCGCGGGCTTTCAGCCTCCTCCGAAGGCCTCCACGTTTTGGACCTCGGGCAGGGCTGGACGGAGCTGACGGAGCTTCCCTTCGTCTGGGCCCTCTGGATCGGCCAGGAATCGTTGACGCCCGCGCTCGCGGGCGAACTCGAGGCGGCGCGCCATTGGGGAGAGGAGCGGGTCGTATCGATCGCCGCACGCGCCGCACAGGAGGCGGGTTGGAAGCGTGAGGTCGCAGAGATCTACCTCACGCAGAACATGCGGTACGGGTTCGAGGAGGAGCACGTTCGGGCCCTCGTGCTGTTCGGCCACATGCTCGAGGCGCACGGGCTGATCGACCGCGCCCAGACTCCCGAAATCGTCGCTGCCATCCAGGCGACGCGTGCCGAGTGA